AGAATGTTTTTCACATGGAGTTTGTTTTCTGTCCTAGGGTATAAAATCTATACACTACATGAGAGCATTTATTAAACTTTATTATATATAGAAAATTTCAGCAGAAGAAAATTGTGTTCTAATTTCACAAAATTCACAAAATGACGActaaaatatctaatatttttaaaatattgtacttttatacTCATTTCTTTGCGGTAAATATATTCAATATCTtcaaatgttgcacttttatatctaaactttttttttttgcagtaaatatatccaatatttttaaaatgttacaaTTTTATActtacttttttaattattttgacaaataataagaaagtaaaagaaaaatataggattttagttatttttaaaattttaaattattttcactttcaaaataataaaagaaataagattcttaaaattaatcaaaataattacaacttacATTTTTGCTTTACttcttttctttcaaaaacttatgttaaattgatgaaaatatataagtttttaattattttaaatcattttaataaaatatttattattgtttaatttaaaatttaaaaaataattaaaatcctatatttttccgccactttcttattatttatcaaaataaaaaaaataagagtataaaagtgcaacattttaagaACATGGAGTATATTTACCGGGAAAAAAAGTTTagatataaaagtgcaacattttgaagacattgagtatattaTTTACTGCCAAAAAAACGGTTAGgtataaaagtacaatattttGAAAACGTATTTTAGCCACCATTTACTCTTTTTTAAATTCTATACAAttaactttttttcttttgtatCAAACATGAGATAAAGTTTTGATAACTTAATATGTATGTATAATTGTATAGATGTGTAATATTTTATTCATGTGAAATTTATGTATAGTGCATGCTAGTAACAAATTGTAACATTCTCATCCATATATTCCTTACTATTGTAATAAGCAAAAAATGTAACCAAATGCCTTTATTCATTTATAGTATTAAAAAATTACTACTTTTCTCCATGACAAAAATCATGAGACTCcatcaatattcttacacttattccatgtgggacaccATAGTCTAATATGATTACAAGTGACCCATTTTTTTTagcttacttttttttttttttggatctcaagtgttTTTTCGCACTATGCGGATCTCATGCGACTTGGCTCACTCTTTGGATCGGTGTAGATCGAATGCCCGCTAAGGAATTGACTAttgataccatgacaagaatcatgaagctccatctaaaaaccaattggtgattagtggagttacacatgttcttattaatggttcaatattcttacacttattccatgtgggacaccATAGTCTAATACTCAATTTTCCATTTGTTAGGAAGCTGATAGGAGCAAAGTACTTTAATAAAGGTTATCTTGCATATCTAAAGACCGTCAACGCCTCTACACTCAACAAAAACTTTTTCACTAGTCGGGATGACTATAATGGGCATGGGACTCATACTCTTTCCACAGCTGGGGGAAGCTTTGTCCCTGGTGCAAATATGTTCGGCAATGCAAACGGCACTGCAAAGGGTGGCTCTCCCAAAGCCCGCGTCGCCGCTTACAAAGTTTGTTGGACTCCAATCAATGGCATACCGTGCGTTGATGCTGACATTATGGCAGGATTTGACGAGGCAATAAGTGATGGTGTTGACGTGCTTTCCATCTCTCTTGGTGGTCACCCTCAAGAATTTTTTGAGGACGCAATCTCAATTGGGGGTTTTCATGCTATTATGAATAATATTGTTGTGGTTGTCTCAGCTGGCAACAATGGACCTGATCCTGAGACTGTGAGTAAAGTGTCACCGTGGTTATTAACTGTGGCAGCTAGTACAATCGACCGTGACTTCAATAGTTATGTAACTCTTGGAAACAAGAAGCAACTTAaggtaaaaataatttataagtCTATCAAAGTTTGATTTCATGTTTTGTAATAAAAGTTTCGTATGGTAGGGATCAAGCCTTTCCTCAAGTACCTTGCCATCTAAAAAATTTTATCCGTTGATCAGCGGGTCAAAAGCTGCTAAAGTAGATCCTTTATCTGCGTAAGTATAAATAATATTAACAATAATCTTGTTGGAAAAAATCATActggtattattattatttaatagttgtatatatattttattcagTCAAAAATGTTTGCCGAAAAGCCTTGATCCAAAGAAAGTAAAGGGGAAGATCTTGATTTGTTATGTTGGGGATGGAAGTTCACCCCTTGAAAAGGGTCACCAAGCTTTTATTGCGGGTGCTGTAGGAGTGGTTCTAATTAATGATATCTTGCTTAATGACAATGATCCCGATCCTCATCTTCTTCCTTCATCTCATCTCAATGGCACTCAAGGAAAATTTGTATACGAGTATCTCAACAGTACTAGGTAGTGACTTATTTCCTTGTATGtttcttttctttatctttttttttttacaacaagATAATATTTTTAGCTTCACTTTAACTCATGATACTTTTGAGACTACTTCAGAAACCCTAAAGCTTACATAACTCGGACAAAAACTGAAGTAGAAGTAAAGCCATCCCCAATCATGGCTTCATTTTCATCCAGAGGACCTAATGTCATTGAGCCAGCTTTGCTCAAGGTCTACCTTCCAagctcttttttt
The Humulus lupulus chromosome 6, drHumLupu1.1, whole genome shotgun sequence DNA segment above includes these coding regions:
- the LOC133786266 gene encoding subtilisin-like protease SBT5.3 yields the protein MAPHCSSAVSSSLLSIFFIFILLQSPDVEAIKKPYIVYMGTHSHGLNPSSDDLERATNSHYNLLGSYLGSEEKAKDAIFYSYNKYINGFAAILDEAEAAEIQKHPDVVSIFLSKGVKLHTTRSWEFLRLEGNDEVVASQSIWTKARFGEDVIIGNLDGGVWPESKSFSEYEGIGPIPSKWRGSCQPVIDDKIHCNRKLIGAKYFNKGYLAYLKTVNASTLNKNFFTSRDDYNGHGTHTLSTAGGSFVPGANMFGNANGTAKGGSPKARVAAYKVCWTPINGIPCVDADIMAGFDEAISDGVDVLSISLGGHPQEFFEDAISIGGFHAIMNNIVVVVSAGNNGPDPETVSKVSPWLLTVAASTIDRDFNSYVTLGNKKQLKVKIIYKSIKV